In a single window of the Streptomyces cinnabarinus genome:
- a CDS encoding ABC transporter substrate-binding protein, which produces MGKGGRHAYAAVSLLAAGALVLTGCSEGGSEGTGNDKQDKENAERQQAGIEFGDAKASTGPAAEVPGAKPGGTITVLQRDSFAHLDPGQIYVSDEMALSQLIHRGLTGYKATSDDGKEHEVVGDLATDSGTTTDGGKTWKFTLKDGVKWADGSAITSADVRHTYERLFAPFVSNGPTFIQQWLADTPGAEYRNLLKGGPYEGKHLPDDVLETPDDKTIVFKFKTAKPDLPYALAMAGYSIVSEKNDTKEKYDKEPMTAGPYKIQEFKSGKSMTLVKNTNWDAKTDPIRHQYVDQFNFQFNKQYEDSTKAILDDSGTNATAVSFSNQVDAGNLSKVLKDTSMDARRISGYQPYVGQINVNLTHKEMQDKTVREAIAYALPVTPFVRAYGGTDAMEVAGGLISPTVTGYDPGFDPFGKKKKPAGDPAKAKELLEKAGKSGLKLTFGYINTPEGQQYSTAMAAGLEKAGFDVQRQEIPAETYYDQVSKVDNNFDIYHTAWGADWPSASTVIPPLYDGRQIQDGASNYSHINDPKVNADIDKASTITDPVKAAEAWNAINEYIVKDVVSNIPTAYYKQTQIAGSKIGGLVYDDVIGGVDPRRLFVK; this is translated from the coding sequence ATGGGTAAGGGTGGACGCCACGCGTACGCCGCGGTCTCACTGCTCGCCGCGGGAGCTCTTGTGCTCACCGGCTGCAGCGAGGGCGGCAGTGAGGGCACGGGCAACGACAAGCAGGACAAGGAGAACGCCGAGCGGCAGCAGGCGGGCATCGAGTTCGGTGACGCCAAGGCGTCGACCGGCCCCGCCGCCGAGGTCCCCGGCGCCAAGCCGGGCGGCACGATCACCGTGCTCCAGCGCGACAGCTTCGCGCACCTGGACCCCGGCCAGATCTACGTCTCCGACGAGATGGCCCTGTCGCAGCTGATCCACAGAGGGCTCACCGGTTACAAGGCCACCAGCGACGACGGCAAGGAGCACGAGGTCGTCGGTGACCTGGCCACCGACTCCGGCACCACCACCGACGGCGGCAAGACCTGGAAGTTCACGCTGAAGGACGGGGTGAAGTGGGCCGACGGCTCCGCGATCACCTCCGCGGACGTGCGCCACACCTACGAGCGGCTGTTCGCGCCGTTCGTCTCCAACGGCCCGACCTTCATCCAGCAGTGGCTCGCCGACACCCCGGGTGCCGAGTACCGGAACCTCCTCAAGGGCGGCCCGTACGAGGGCAAGCACCTGCCGGACGACGTCCTGGAGACGCCGGACGACAAAACGATCGTCTTCAAGTTCAAGACGGCCAAGCCTGACCTGCCGTACGCGCTGGCCATGGCGGGCTACTCGATCGTCTCCGAGAAGAACGACACCAAGGAGAAGTACGACAAGGAGCCGATGACGGCCGGTCCGTACAAGATCCAGGAGTTCAAGTCCGGCAAGTCGATGACGCTGGTCAAGAACACCAACTGGGACGCGAAGACGGACCCGATCCGGCACCAGTACGTCGACCAGTTCAACTTCCAGTTCAACAAGCAGTACGAGGACTCCACCAAGGCCATCCTCGACGACTCCGGCACCAACGCGACCGCGGTCAGCTTCAGCAACCAGGTCGACGCGGGCAACCTGTCCAAGGTCCTGAAGGACACCTCGATGGACGCCCGCCGGATCTCCGGCTACCAGCCGTACGTGGGCCAGATCAACGTGAACCTGACCCACAAGGAGATGCAGGACAAGACGGTCCGTGAGGCCATCGCCTACGCCCTGCCCGTCACCCCGTTCGTGCGCGCCTACGGCGGCACCGACGCGATGGAGGTCGCCGGCGGTCTGATCAGCCCGACCGTCACCGGCTACGACCCGGGCTTCGACCCCTTCGGCAAGAAGAAGAAGCCCGCGGGTGACCCGGCGAAGGCCAAGGAACTGCTGGAGAAGGCCGGCAAGTCGGGCCTGAAGCTGACCTTCGGCTACATCAACACCCCTGAGGGCCAGCAGTACTCCACCGCCATGGCGGCGGGCCTGGAGAAGGCCGGCTTCGACGTGCAGCGCCAGGAGATCCCGGCCGAGACGTACTACGACCAGGTCAGCAAGGTCGACAACAACTTCGACATCTACCACACCGCGTGGGGTGCCGACTGGCCGAGCGCCTCGACCGTCATCCCGCCGCTGTACGACGGCCGTCAGATCCAGGACGGCGCCTCGAACTACTCGCACATCAACGACCCGAAGGTCAACGCGGACATCGACAAGGCGTCCACCATCACCGACCCGGTGAAGGCCGCCGAGGCGTGGAACGCCATCAACGAGTACATCGTCAAGGACGTCGTCTCCAACATCCCGACGGCGTACTACAAGCAGACCCAGATCGCCGGTTCCAAGATCGGTGGCCTGGTCTACGACGACGTCATCGGCGGCGTCGACCCGCGCCGGCTGTTCGTGAAGTAA
- a CDS encoding ABC transporter family substrate-binding protein translates to MLSGCSSKDPAGQPLAGQDIAPAARSLVADGGTLRWAVDTVPDTLNTFQADADATTARVAQAVLPSLYRLDESGRPEINPDYLESAKVVETEPKQVVLYKLNQQAVWSDGREIGAADFAAQWRALSGKDSAYWTARNAGYERIQRIERGANDLEVKVTFARPYADWRSLFSPLYPKGVMGTPDSFNDSARRKLKVTAGPFAVRKIDRKDDEITLARNPRWWGSPPRLDEIVLRAVPRDERAQALAAGTLDLAEIDTETVRRIGLPPARHGAKGTSGPSADGTPQAGPEGRKAAERPRAMTKYDRRQQALKRFEVRRSLEPAFTQLALNGAEGPLADERVRRAVARALDREELARVVLKPLGLPAEPVGSHLALAGQAAYADNSGALGDQDTAEAQALLADAGWVPGGPVKQKKGEKAAGAEKEKKKGDKDESSGKDEGTYVVGDDDKAPAEADREKKRHGLKQQGGAQGAYAPKGTAAPKDGAAGALAKDGKPLTLRFVLPSGPGSETLRMVAERIRRMLDRVGIRTELSKVSDESYFKDHIASGEYDLALYSWPASAFPATDARPIYAKPVPAADGSLNVEQNYTRVGTDQVDQLFEQAVSTLNESESRGLIRKADSRIWAAAGSIPLYQRPQLTAARKTLANTGAFGFRTPVYEDMGFLKKGARPAAGPAEK, encoded by the coding sequence ATGCTTTCCGGCTGTTCCTCCAAGGACCCCGCCGGTCAGCCGCTCGCCGGGCAGGACATCGCCCCCGCCGCCCGTTCCCTGGTCGCCGACGGCGGCACCCTGCGCTGGGCCGTGGACACCGTCCCGGACACCCTGAACACCTTCCAGGCGGACGCCGACGCCACCACCGCCCGGGTCGCCCAGGCCGTACTGCCCTCGCTGTACCGCCTCGACGAGAGCGGGCGGCCGGAGATCAACCCCGACTACCTGGAGTCCGCGAAGGTCGTCGAGACCGAGCCCAAGCAGGTCGTGCTGTACAAGCTGAACCAGCAGGCCGTGTGGAGCGACGGGCGAGAGATCGGCGCCGCCGACTTCGCCGCCCAGTGGCGGGCGCTGTCCGGCAAGGACTCGGCGTACTGGACCGCCCGCAACGCCGGGTACGAGCGGATCCAGCGGATCGAGCGGGGCGCCAACGACCTGGAGGTCAAGGTCACCTTCGCCCGCCCCTACGCGGACTGGCGCTCGCTGTTCTCCCCGCTGTACCCCAAGGGCGTCATGGGCACCCCGGACTCCTTCAACGACAGCGCCCGGCGCAAGCTCAAGGTCACCGCCGGGCCCTTCGCCGTGCGGAAGATCGACCGCAAGGACGACGAGATCACCCTCGCCCGCAACCCGCGCTGGTGGGGCAGTCCGCCCAGGCTGGACGAGATCGTGCTGCGCGCGGTACCGCGCGACGAACGGGCCCAGGCGCTGGCCGCCGGGACGCTCGACCTGGCCGAGATCGACACCGAGACCGTCCGCCGCATCGGGCTGCCGCCCGCCCGCCACGGCGCCAAGGGCACGAGCGGCCCGTCCGCCGACGGCACCCCGCAGGCCGGTCCCGAGGGCAGGAAGGCCGCCGAGCGGCCCAGGGCGATGACGAAGTACGACCGCCGGCAGCAGGCCCTGAAGCGCTTCGAGGTGCGCCGCTCGCTGGAGCCCGCCTTCACCCAGCTCGCCCTGAACGGCGCCGAGGGCCCGCTCGCCGACGAACGGGTCCGCCGGGCGGTGGCACGGGCGCTGGACCGCGAGGAGCTCGCCCGGGTCGTGCTGAAGCCGCTGGGGCTGCCGGCCGAGCCCGTCGGCAGCCATCTGGCGCTGGCCGGACAGGCCGCCTACGCCGATAACAGCGGGGCCCTGGGCGACCAGGACACCGCGGAGGCGCAGGCGCTCCTGGCGGACGCCGGATGGGTGCCCGGCGGCCCGGTGAAGCAGAAGAAGGGCGAGAAGGCGGCGGGCGCGGAGAAGGAGAAGAAGAAGGGGGACAAGGACGAGTCCTCGGGCAAGGACGAGGGCACCTACGTCGTCGGGGACGACGACAAGGCGCCCGCGGAGGCGGACCGGGAGAAGAAGCGGCACGGCCTGAAGCAGCAGGGCGGGGCGCAGGGCGCCTACGCGCCCAAGGGCACGGCGGCCCCGAAGGACGGCGCGGCCGGGGCGCTGGCGAAGGACGGCAAGCCGCTGACGCTCCGCTTCGTGCTGCCCTCGGGGCCGGGCTCGGAGACCCTGCGCATGGTCGCCGAGCGCATCCGCCGCATGCTCGACCGGGTCGGCATCCGCACCGAGCTGTCGAAGGTCTCGGACGAGAGCTACTTCAAGGACCACATCGCCTCCGGCGAGTACGACCTGGCCCTCTACTCCTGGCCCGCCTCCGCCTTCCCCGCCACCGACGCCCGCCCGATCTACGCCAAGCCGGTCCCGGCGGCGGACGGCTCGCTGAACGTGGAGCAGAACTACACCCGGGTCGGCACCGACCAGGTCGACCAACTGTTCGAGCAGGCGGTCTCCACCCTGAACGAGTCCGAGAGCAGGGGACTGATCCGCAAGGCGGACTCCCGGATCTGGGCGGCGGCCGGTTCCATCCCCCTCTACCAGCGCCCCCAGCTCACCGCGGCCAGGAAGACCCTGGCCAACACCGGTGCCTTCGGTTTCCGGACCCCGGTCTACGAGGACATGGGCTTCCTGAAGAAGGGCGCGCGCCCGGCCGCCGGACCGGCCGAGAAGTAG
- a CDS encoding ABC transporter ATP-binding protein, which yields MTEDLVLPAPRQAETAGEPLLKVEGLTKHFPVKGGFPIRRTVGHVQAVDGIDLTVNVGESFGLVGESGCGKSTTGRLITRLLEPTSGSISYRGKDITHASRKQLAPIRSEIQMIFQDPYSSLNPRQTVGKIISSPMEINGINPEGGREKRVRELLEIVGLNPEHYNRFPHEFSGGQRQRIGVARALALEPKLIVADEPVSALDVSIQAQVVNLLQKVQRELGIAFLFIAHDLAVVRHFSQRVAVMYLGKVIEVGDRESIYTRPRHPYTHALLSAVPEVNLAEEEAAPRERIRLAGDVPSPISPPSGCRFRTRCWKAQDKCATQEPPLVRLSGNHEGHLTACHFPEDPSIEARDEDIVLDPALAALEEALEEN from the coding sequence ATGACAGAGGACCTCGTCCTCCCCGCACCCCGGCAGGCCGAGACGGCCGGGGAGCCACTGCTGAAGGTGGAAGGGCTGACCAAGCACTTCCCGGTCAAGGGCGGTTTCCCGATCCGCCGCACGGTCGGCCATGTGCAGGCCGTCGACGGCATCGACCTGACCGTGAACGTCGGGGAGAGCTTCGGCCTGGTGGGGGAGTCGGGCTGCGGCAAGTCCACCACCGGGCGGCTGATCACCCGCCTGCTGGAACCGACCAGCGGCTCGATCTCCTACCGCGGCAAGGACATCACCCACGCCAGCCGCAAGCAGCTCGCCCCGATCAGGTCCGAGATCCAGATGATCTTCCAGGACCCCTACTCCTCGCTCAATCCCCGGCAGACGGTCGGCAAGATCATCTCCAGTCCGATGGAGATCAACGGCATCAACCCGGAGGGCGGCCGCGAGAAACGCGTGCGCGAACTCCTGGAGATCGTCGGCCTCAACCCCGAGCACTACAACCGCTTCCCGCACGAGTTCTCCGGCGGCCAGCGCCAGCGCATCGGCGTGGCCCGCGCGCTGGCCCTGGAACCGAAACTCATCGTGGCGGACGAACCGGTGTCGGCCCTGGACGTCTCCATCCAGGCGCAGGTGGTCAACCTGCTCCAGAAGGTGCAGCGGGAACTCGGCATCGCGTTCCTGTTCATCGCCCATGACCTCGCCGTCGTACGGCACTTCTCGCAGCGCGTCGCGGTCATGTACCTCGGCAAGGTGATCGAGGTCGGCGACCGGGAGTCCATCTACACCCGCCCCCGCCACCCCTACACCCACGCCCTGCTCTCCGCGGTGCCCGAGGTGAACCTGGCCGAGGAGGAGGCGGCCCCGCGGGAGCGCATCCGCCTCGCGGGCGACGTACCGTCCCCGATCTCCCCGCCCTCCGGCTGCCGCTTCCGCACCCGGTGCTGGAAGGCGCAGGACAAGTGCGCGACGCAGGAGCCGCCACTGGTCCGCCTCTCCGGCAATCACGAGGGCCACCTGACGGCATGCCACTTCCCGGAGGATCCCTCGATCGAGGCCCGGGACGAGGACATCGTGCTGGACCCGGCGCTGGCGGCGTTGGAGGAGGCGCTGGAGGAGAACTGA
- a CDS encoding ABC transporter ATP-binding protein, with amino-acid sequence MTTLTKEAGAPVPAGAGAFLSVRDLHVSFRTEDGVVRAVDGLSFDLERGSTLGIVGESGSGKSVTNLTVLGLHNPMFTTVEGEILLEGQELTTARESELERLRGNKVAMIFQDPLTALSPYYTVGRQIAEPYMKHRGASKKEAWSRAVEMLGKVGIPNPKERAKDYPHQFSGGMRQRAMIAMALVCDPDLLIADEPTTALDVTVQAQILDLLKDLQQEFGSAIIFITHDLGVIADMADDIMVMYAGGAIERGSAAEVLRAPQHPYTWGLLNSMPRINSDVGAPLAPIPGSPPSLLKPPPGCRFHPRCTFQDRVGGGRCVTERPLLAPDRASACHLTAEQKRTIFIEEIKPRLG; translated from the coding sequence GTGACCACTTTGACCAAGGAGGCCGGGGCGCCCGTCCCGGCCGGCGCGGGCGCGTTTCTCTCGGTGCGGGATCTGCACGTCAGCTTCCGGACCGAGGACGGCGTCGTCCGGGCCGTGGACGGGCTCTCCTTCGACCTCGAACGCGGCAGCACCCTCGGCATCGTCGGGGAGTCGGGCTCGGGCAAGTCCGTCACCAACCTGACCGTCCTCGGCCTGCACAACCCGATGTTCACCACCGTCGAGGGCGAGATCCTGCTGGAGGGGCAGGAGCTGACCACCGCCCGGGAGTCGGAGCTGGAGCGGCTGCGCGGCAACAAGGTCGCGATGATCTTCCAGGACCCGCTGACCGCGCTCTCCCCCTATTACACGGTGGGCCGGCAGATCGCCGAGCCGTACATGAAGCACCGGGGTGCCTCCAAGAAGGAGGCGTGGTCGCGGGCGGTGGAGATGCTCGGCAAGGTCGGCATCCCCAACCCCAAGGAGCGGGCGAAGGATTACCCGCACCAGTTCTCCGGCGGTATGCGCCAGCGCGCGATGATCGCCATGGCCCTGGTCTGCGACCCGGACCTGCTGATCGCCGACGAGCCGACCACGGCCCTGGACGTGACCGTCCAGGCGCAGATCCTGGACCTCCTCAAGGACCTCCAGCAGGAGTTCGGCTCGGCGATCATCTTCATCACGCACGACCTCGGGGTCATCGCCGACATGGCCGACGACATCATGGTGATGTACGCGGGCGGCGCGATCGAGCGGGGCTCGGCCGCCGAGGTGCTCAGGGCGCCCCAACACCCGTACACCTGGGGCCTGCTGAACTCGATGCCGCGGATCAACTCGGACGTCGGCGCCCCGCTGGCGCCCATCCCGGGCTCCCCGCCCTCGCTGCTGAAGCCGCCCCCGGGCTGCCGGTTCCATCCGCGCTGCACCTTCCAGGACCGGGTGGGCGGCGGCCGCTGCGTCACCGAACGCCCGCTGCTGGCTCCCGACCGGGCCTCCGCCTGTCATCTGACGGCGGAACAGAAGCGGACCATCTTCATCGAAGAGATCAAGCCCCGGCTGGGCTAG
- a CDS encoding ABC transporter permease, whose translation MTSPIDIEGGGSSVVVDGEPEPKTKPEDETLVGRSPGQLMWIRFKRDRTGVISAYVVIFFFLIGLLAPLISKLYGKTPYTVYADERPELFDSAGVPVQPNGGISGEFWFGLEPGNGYDVFTKLIYGIRNSLGISLAVTLATVLTGIVLGVAAGYLGGKTDYVISRVIDFLLAIPSQLFFIASMPVVVSLFVSPRDETPVYVRVVALISVMWVLGWMSLARILRGTALALREREFIEAAKVSGAPPGRIIRKEILPNVVTPILVQATYMLPNFVTAEAGLSFLGVGLVEPTPDWGQMFSKAATELVMQNDITYMFFPGISMIVFIVAFNLLGDSVRDAFDPKTAR comes from the coding sequence GTGACAAGTCCTATCGACATCGAGGGCGGCGGGAGTTCGGTCGTCGTCGACGGCGAACCAGAGCCGAAGACGAAGCCCGAGGACGAGACACTCGTCGGCCGGTCACCCGGCCAGCTGATGTGGATCCGCTTCAAACGCGACCGCACCGGAGTGATCTCGGCCTACGTCGTCATCTTCTTCTTCCTGATCGGACTGCTCGCCCCGCTGATCTCCAAGCTGTACGGCAAGACCCCGTACACGGTCTACGCCGACGAGCGCCCCGAGCTGTTCGACAGCGCGGGTGTGCCGGTACAGCCCAACGGAGGCATCAGCGGCGAGTTCTGGTTCGGCCTCGAACCGGGCAACGGCTACGACGTCTTCACCAAGCTGATCTACGGCATCCGCAACTCCCTGGGCATCTCGCTCGCGGTGACCCTGGCCACCGTGCTGACCGGCATCGTCCTCGGAGTCGCGGCCGGCTACCTCGGCGGCAAGACCGACTACGTGATCAGCCGGGTGATCGACTTCCTGCTCGCCATCCCCTCCCAGCTGTTCTTCATCGCGAGCATGCCGGTCGTGGTCTCCCTGTTCGTCAGCCCGCGCGACGAAACCCCGGTCTACGTCCGGGTGGTGGCGCTGATCTCGGTGATGTGGGTGCTCGGCTGGATGAGCCTCGCGCGCATCCTGCGCGGCACCGCACTGGCCCTGCGAGAACGGGAGTTCATCGAGGCCGCCAAGGTGAGCGGAGCGCCACCGGGGCGGATCATCCGCAAGGAGATCCTGCCCAACGTGGTCACCCCGATCCTGGTGCAGGCGACCTACATGCTGCCGAACTTCGTGACCGCCGAAGCCGGCCTGTCCTTCCTCGGAGTGGGGCTGGTCGAACCGACCCCGGACTGGGGCCAGATGTTCTCCAAGGCGGCCACCGAGCTCGTCATGCAGAACGACATCACCTACATGTTCTTCCCGGGCATCTCGATGATCGTCTTCATCGTGGCCTTCAACCTGCTCGGGGACTCGGTCCGGGACGCCTTCGATCCCAAGACGGCCCGCTGA
- a CDS encoding ABC transporter permease, which produces MLRFLFRRILGSIVILILLTVVAFLLFFGMPRDPALLMCGKTCTPEALENIHATLGIDKSIPEQFWIFLQGVFMGRDDFNQGPCPAPCFGYSYHTNEQVWSTLMDRLPLTASLALGATVVFLFVGLGTGMIAAWRRGTLVDKSFTAGSMVLSSMQIYFLGPLAMAVLVYQTHLFDEPRYTELTADPVAWFTGLIIPWVVLSTIFAAQYTRMARSSMIEQLQEEHVRTARAKGMSRRYVFFRYAWRGSLIPIVTILGIDLSSMLGGAIITEYTFGLPGLGHLAVESVQFSDLPLLLGVMLFAATMILMCNIIVDAFYAVIDPRVRLS; this is translated from the coding sequence ATGCTGCGCTTCCTCTTCCGCCGGATCCTCGGCTCGATCGTGATCCTGATCCTGCTGACCGTCGTCGCCTTCCTGCTCTTCTTCGGTATGCCCCGTGACCCGGCGCTGCTGATGTGCGGCAAGACGTGTACACCCGAGGCACTGGAGAACATCCACGCCACGCTCGGCATCGACAAGTCGATCCCCGAGCAGTTCTGGATCTTCTTGCAGGGCGTCTTCATGGGCCGCGACGACTTCAACCAAGGGCCCTGCCCCGCCCCCTGTTTCGGCTACTCGTACCACACCAACGAGCAGGTCTGGTCCACCCTGATGGACCGGCTGCCGCTGACCGCCTCGCTCGCGCTCGGCGCCACCGTGGTGTTCCTCTTCGTCGGCCTCGGCACCGGAATGATCGCCGCCTGGCGGCGCGGCACGCTGGTGGACAAGTCCTTCACCGCGGGCTCCATGGTGCTCAGTTCCATGCAGATCTACTTCCTGGGCCCGCTGGCCATGGCCGTGCTGGTGTACCAGACCCATCTCTTCGACGAACCCCGCTACACCGAACTCACCGCTGATCCGGTCGCCTGGTTCACCGGGCTGATCATCCCGTGGGTCGTGCTGTCCACCATCTTCGCCGCGCAGTACACCCGTATGGCGCGCTCCTCGATGATCGAACAGCTCCAGGAGGAACACGTCCGCACGGCCCGCGCCAAGGGCATGAGCAGACGCTATGTCTTCTTCCGGTACGCCTGGCGTGGCTCGCTCATCCCGATCGTCACCATCCTCGGCATCGACCTCTCCTCGATGCTGGGCGGCGCGATCATCACCGAGTACACCTTCGGACTGCCCGGGCTCGGGCATCTGGCGGTGGAGTCGGTGCAGTTCAGCGATCTTCCGCTGCTGCTGGGCGTGATGTTGTTCGCCGCCACCATGATCCTGATGTGCAACATCATCGTCGATGCCTTCTACGCCGTGATCGACCCGCGCGTGCGGCTGTCGTAG
- the typA gene encoding translational GTPase TypA, whose translation MATRHDIRNVAIVAHVDHGKTTIVDGMLKQAGAFAAHQLDSVDDRMMDSNDLEREKGITILAKNTAVKYHPKDGGDPITINIIDTPGHADFGGEVERGLSMVDGVVLLVDASEGPLPQTRFVLRKALQQRLPVILCINKTDRPDSRIDEVVNETYDLFLDLDADEDQIEFPIVYACGRDGVASLTKPENGTVPADSNSLEPFFSTILEHIPAPTFDEAAPLQAHVTNLDADNFLGRIALLRVEQGELRKGQTVAWIKRDGTIGNVRITELMMTEALTRKPAEVAGPGDICAVAGIPDIMIGETLADTENPVALPLITVDEPAISMVIGTNTSPLVGRGATGKGADAKAVVKDRKVTARQVKDRLDRELIGNVSLRVLDTERPDAWEVQGRGELALAILVEQMRREGFELTIGKPQVVTKEVDGKTYEPVERMTIDVPEEHMGAVTQLMGVRKGRMDNMSNHGSGWVRMEFVVPSRGLIGFRTEFLTQTRGTGIGHSIHEGFEPWFGTLQTRNNGSLVADRSGAVTAFAMTNLQERGVLFTDPGTEVYEGMIVGENSRSDDMDVNITKEKKLTNMRSSSADSFEAIVPPRKLSLEQSLEFCRDDECVEVTPEAVRIRKVVLDQRDRARTASRAKHG comes from the coding sequence ATGGCCACGCGCCACGACATCCGTAACGTCGCTATCGTCGCCCACGTCGACCACGGCAAGACCACCATCGTCGACGGCATGCTGAAGCAGGCCGGCGCCTTCGCCGCGCACCAGCTCGACTCCGTCGACGACCGCATGATGGACTCGAACGACCTGGAGCGTGAGAAGGGCATCACGATCCTCGCCAAGAACACGGCGGTGAAGTACCACCCCAAGGACGGCGGGGACCCGATCACGATCAACATCATCGACACCCCCGGCCACGCCGACTTCGGTGGCGAGGTCGAGCGCGGTCTGTCGATGGTCGACGGTGTCGTCCTCCTGGTGGACGCCTCCGAGGGCCCGCTCCCGCAGACCCGCTTCGTGCTGCGCAAGGCGCTCCAGCAGCGTCTGCCCGTCATCCTGTGCATCAACAAGACGGACCGCCCGGACTCCCGGATCGACGAGGTCGTCAACGAGACCTACGACCTCTTCCTCGACCTGGACGCCGACGAGGACCAGATCGAGTTCCCGATCGTCTACGCCTGCGGCCGGGACGGCGTCGCCTCGCTGACCAAGCCGGAGAACGGCACGGTCCCCGCGGACTCCAACAGCCTGGAGCCGTTCTTCTCCACGATCCTGGAGCACATCCCGGCCCCGACCTTCGACGAGGCCGCCCCGCTCCAGGCGCACGTCACCAACCTGGACGCCGACAACTTCCTCGGCCGTATCGCGCTGCTCCGCGTCGAGCAGGGCGAGCTGCGCAAGGGCCAGACCGTCGCGTGGATCAAGCGTGACGGAACGATCGGCAACGTCCGCATCACCGAGCTGATGATGACCGAGGCGCTCACCCGCAAGCCGGCCGAGGTGGCCGGCCCCGGTGACATCTGCGCCGTCGCGGGTATCCCGGACATCATGATCGGCGAGACTCTCGCGGACACCGAGAACCCGGTCGCCCTCCCGCTGATCACGGTCGACGAGCCCGCGATCTCCATGGTCATCGGTACCAACACCTCGCCGCTGGTCGGCCGCGGTGCCACCGGCAAGGGCGCGGACGCCAAGGCCGTGGTCAAGGACCGCAAGGTCACCGCCCGTCAGGTCAAGGACCGCCTGGACCGCGAGCTGATCGGTAACGTCTCGCTGCGCGTGCTCGACACCGAGCGCCCGGACGCCTGGGAGGTCCAGGGCCGTGGTGAGCTCGCGCTCGCCATCCTGGTCGAGCAGATGCGCCGTGAGGGCTTCGAGCTGACCATCGGCAAGCCCCAGGTCGTCACCAAGGAGGTCGACGGCAAGACCTACGAGCCCGTCGAGCGCATGACGATCGACGTGCCCGAGGAGCACATGGGCGCGGTCACGCAGCTCATGGGCGTCCGCAAGGGCCGGATGGACAACATGTCCAACCACGGCTCCGGCTGGGTCCGCATGGAGTTCGTCGTGCCCTCGCGTGGTCTGATCGGATTCCGGACGGAGTTCCTGACCCAGACCCGCGGCACCGGCATCGGCCACTCCATCCACGAGGGCTTCGAGCCCTGGTTCGGCACGCTGCAGACCCGCAACAACGGCTCGCTCGTCGCCGACCGCTCCGGCGCCGTCACCGCGTTCGCGATGACGAACCTCCAGGAGCGCGGCGTGCTGTTCACCGACCCCGGCACCGAGGTGTACGAGGGCATGATCGTCGGCGAGAACTCGCGCTCCGACGACATGGACGTGAACATCACCAAGGAGAAGAAGCTGACGAACATGCGGTCGTCGTCGGCTGATTCGTTCGAGGCGATCGTCCCGCCGCGCAAGCTCTCGCTGGAGCAGTCCCTGGAGTTCTGCCGTGACGACGAGTGCGTCGAGGTGACCCCGGAGGCCGTTCGCATCCGCAAGGTCGTGCTCGACCAGCGGGACCGCGCCCGCACCGCGAGCCGCGCCAAGCACGGCTGA